Proteins from a genomic interval of Mycobacterium conspicuum:
- a CDS encoding amidohydrolase family protein: protein MQKDDLILISVDDHIAEPADMFDAHVPPKYKDLAPRVVMEPDGVQQWYYGEIRGRNMGLNAVAGKPREMYNIDASRYDEMRPGCFNVDERIRDMNAGGQLAGLNFPNFTGFSGQVLNQGPDRDVNLVMIKAYNDWHIDEWCAAYPGRFIPCGILPLYDVNEAAKEVKRLADKGCHAVTFSENPEALQMPSIHTKYWYPLFEAVCENTTVLCTHVGSASRSPQVSTDAPPSVQMTASSMMSMFTFTELIWAEFWADFPQLKFSLTEGDVGWIPYFLWRAEHVYNRHSGWTLAKFPPGYSGPADVFKRHFYTCFISDKVGVRNMDWFNEDMLCWESDFPHSDSNWPFAPEDVIETMGHLDDAVINKITHENAMAAYSFDPFRYIPKEHARAGQLRAQATDVDVVTHVGRRASQRDRDAWTRMTQFALQAQAAATPATVEATGIAQRATTLGN from the coding sequence ATGCAAAAGGACGATCTGATCCTGATCAGCGTGGACGACCACATCGCCGAGCCCGCGGACATGTTCGACGCGCACGTCCCCCCGAAGTACAAGGACCTGGCCCCTCGGGTGGTGATGGAACCGGACGGCGTCCAGCAGTGGTACTACGGCGAGATCCGCGGCCGGAACATGGGTCTGAACGCCGTCGCGGGCAAGCCGCGCGAGATGTACAACATCGACGCCTCCCGCTACGACGAGATGCGCCCGGGTTGCTTCAACGTCGACGAGCGGATCCGCGACATGAACGCCGGCGGCCAGCTGGCGGGTTTGAACTTCCCCAACTTCACCGGCTTCTCGGGCCAGGTCCTCAATCAAGGCCCCGACCGCGACGTCAACCTGGTGATGATCAAGGCCTACAACGACTGGCACATCGATGAATGGTGCGCCGCATACCCGGGCCGCTTCATTCCGTGCGGGATCCTGCCGCTGTATGACGTGAACGAAGCCGCCAAGGAAGTAAAACGCCTGGCGGACAAGGGATGTCACGCGGTGACTTTCTCCGAAAATCCAGAAGCATTGCAAATGCCCAGCATTCATACCAAGTACTGGTATCCGTTGTTCGAGGCCGTGTGCGAGAACACGACGGTGCTGTGCACACATGTCGGCTCGGCGTCGCGGTCTCCGCAGGTGTCGACCGACGCCCCACCCAGTGTGCAGATGACGGCGTCGTCGATGATGAGCATGTTCACCTTCACCGAGCTGATCTGGGCCGAATTCTGGGCCGATTTCCCGCAACTGAAGTTCTCGCTCACCGAGGGCGATGTCGGCTGGATCCCGTATTTCCTGTGGCGCGCCGAGCACGTCTACAACCGGCACTCGGGCTGGACGCTGGCAAAATTCCCGCCGGGCTACAGCGGGCCCGCCGACGTGTTCAAGCGACACTTTTACACCTGCTTCATCAGCGACAAAGTGGGCGTGCGCAACATGGACTGGTTCAACGAGGACATGCTGTGCTGGGAGTCCGACTTCCCGCACTCGGACAGCAATTGGCCGTTCGCGCCGGAGGACGTCATCGAAACCATGGGCCATCTCGACGACGCGGTCATCAACAAGATCACGCACGAAAACGCAATGGCCGCATACTCTTTCGATCCGTTCAGATACATCCCGAAAGAGCACGCCCGCGCCGGGCAGCTACGTGCCCAGGCCACCGACGTCGACGTGGTCACCCACGTGGGCCGCCGGGCCAGCCAGCGTGACCGCGATGCGTGGACCCGGATGACGCAATTCGCCCTGCAGGCGCAGGCCGCGGCGACACCGGCGACGGTGGAGGCCACCGGAATCGCGCAACGCGCGACCACTTTGGGCAACTGA
- a CDS encoding CaiB/BaiF CoA-transferase family protein: MADHAQAPFADWRVLELSNGIAVSYCAKMFADAGAEVVKLESPQGDSMRNWNAGGPAGALFGYLAAGKKSVTYREKAAVTPLLAGADVVLTDLTDGWTLADITAHTGRSAVVVTVTPFGLTGPYVDDRVAANEFILQALCGSTAGRGWPDDEPVQAGGRLGEWLAGTYAAAVAAATARHAALGGGGEIVDVSIHESMVIAMGGLPAMSASVLGPDSLIQQRSLELPSIVPTADGLVGFCTITAQQFQDFLVMIDRADLVDDAELASFAGRIERRDEFVGMVTEWTLARTTDEIVDLAVAFRIPVAPIATPATLLTVDHFVQRGVFVESQPGVIAPRVPYRSDAIATRTPGAGPPSLGADNGRVHWPRRHRRPTLADALPLADVRVTDLTAFWAGPVATQLLGTLGADVIKLEGVRRPDGMRFSAGRPPDWDQWWETGPVFLCSNNNKRSVSLELSTAAGRAVALELIAATDLVIENFSPRVMENFGLEWEAVAAANPRAIMVRMPAFGLDGPWRDRVGFAQTMEQATGMAWMTGHADGPPVIPRGVCDPIAGLHAVFAAIAALAIRDRTGTGLHVESTMVESALNVAAEMLVEHSRNGIEMRRQGNRGPGASPQGVYRCRGDDEWIALAALDDAGRAAVAGLIGQPDLAPDEAGWRERADDVDKQLAAWASGRTVSEAVAALRSCGVAAAPVTGPAALLSDPHLLARGFWETVDHPVVGAFLCTGMPFEFVGKRRRWLRRVPPLYGQHTDEVLMGVLGHGEQDLARLREAGVTSVRPAGL, encoded by the coding sequence GTGGCGGACCACGCCCAGGCACCGTTCGCCGACTGGCGGGTGCTCGAATTGTCGAACGGCATCGCGGTGTCGTACTGCGCCAAGATGTTCGCAGACGCGGGCGCCGAGGTGGTGAAACTCGAGTCACCCCAAGGCGACTCGATGCGGAATTGGAACGCGGGTGGGCCGGCCGGCGCCCTGTTCGGCTATCTGGCGGCGGGCAAGAAGTCGGTGACCTATCGGGAAAAGGCGGCGGTGACGCCGCTCCTGGCCGGCGCCGATGTCGTGCTCACCGACCTGACCGACGGTTGGACGCTGGCGGATATCACGGCGCACACGGGCCGGTCGGCGGTGGTCGTGACGGTGACGCCATTCGGGCTGACGGGTCCCTACGTCGACGACCGCGTCGCCGCCAACGAATTCATCCTGCAGGCCCTGTGCGGTTCGACCGCCGGTCGCGGTTGGCCGGACGACGAACCGGTCCAGGCGGGTGGACGTCTCGGCGAGTGGCTGGCGGGCACGTATGCCGCCGCGGTCGCCGCAGCGACCGCCAGGCACGCCGCGCTGGGTGGCGGCGGCGAGATCGTCGACGTCTCAATCCATGAGTCAATGGTGATCGCGATGGGCGGCCTGCCGGCCATGTCCGCCAGCGTGCTGGGCCCGGATTCCCTTATCCAGCAACGCAGCCTGGAGCTGCCATCGATCGTCCCCACGGCCGACGGGCTGGTCGGCTTCTGCACCATCACCGCCCAGCAGTTCCAGGATTTCCTGGTGATGATCGATCGGGCCGATTTGGTCGACGACGCCGAACTGGCGTCGTTCGCCGGCCGGATCGAGCGCCGCGACGAGTTCGTCGGCATGGTCACCGAATGGACCTTGGCCCGCACCACCGACGAGATCGTCGATCTCGCGGTGGCGTTCCGGATCCCGGTGGCCCCCATCGCCACCCCCGCCACGCTGCTGACCGTCGACCACTTCGTGCAGCGCGGGGTGTTCGTCGAATCGCAGCCGGGCGTCATTGCGCCGCGGGTGCCGTACCGCAGCGACGCGATCGCGACGAGGACGCCCGGAGCGGGGCCGCCGTCGCTGGGCGCGGACAACGGCCGCGTTCACTGGCCCCGACGGCACCGGCGGCCAACCCTTGCCGACGCGCTCCCGTTGGCCGACGTCCGGGTTACCGACCTCACCGCCTTTTGGGCCGGGCCCGTCGCCACCCAACTGCTCGGGACCCTCGGCGCCGACGTGATCAAACTCGAGGGCGTGCGCCGGCCCGACGGCATGAGGTTCTCCGCGGGCCGTCCCCCCGACTGGGATCAGTGGTGGGAAACCGGACCAGTTTTCCTGTGCAGCAACAACAACAAGCGCAGCGTCAGCCTCGAGCTCAGCACCGCCGCCGGGCGGGCCGTCGCGCTGGAGCTCATCGCGGCGACCGATCTCGTCATCGAGAACTTCTCGCCGCGCGTGATGGAAAACTTCGGCCTGGAGTGGGAGGCCGTGGCGGCGGCCAACCCGCGCGCCATCATGGTCCGGATGCCGGCCTTTGGCCTCGACGGCCCCTGGCGCGACCGCGTCGGCTTCGCCCAGACGATGGAGCAGGCCACCGGCATGGCATGGATGACCGGGCACGCCGACGGACCTCCGGTGATCCCGCGCGGGGTGTGCGACCCGATTGCGGGTCTGCACGCCGTCTTCGCCGCCATCGCGGCCCTGGCGATTCGCGACCGGACCGGGACCGGCCTGCACGTCGAATCGACGATGGTGGAGTCGGCGCTCAATGTCGCCGCCGAAATGCTGGTGGAGCACTCGCGCAACGGAATCGAGATGCGGCGGCAGGGAAACCGCGGACCGGGCGCGAGCCCCCAGGGGGTCTACCGCTGCCGCGGCGACGACGAGTGGATCGCACTCGCCGCGCTGGACGACGCCGGCCGCGCCGCCGTGGCGGGGCTCATCGGCCAACCCGACCTGGCACCCGACGAGGCCGGGTGGCGGGAACGCGCCGACGACGTCGACAAGCAACTGGCAGCCTGGGCCAGCGGGCGCACGGTCTCGGAAGCCGTTGCGGCGCTTCGTTCCTGCGGTGTGGCCGCCGCGCCCGTGACGGGGCCCGCAGCACTGCTGAGCGACCCGCATCTGCTCGCGCGGGGCTTCTGGGAGACGGTCGACCATCCGGTCGTGGGGGCATTTCTGTGTACCGGGATGCCGTTTGAGTTCGTCGGGAAGCGCAGGCGCTGGCTGCGCCGAGTGCCGCCGCTGTACGGACAGCACACCGACGAGGTGCTGATGGGCGTGCTGGGGCACGGCGAGCAGGACCTGGCGCGGTTGCGCGAAGCGGGGGTCACCAGTGTGCGTCCGGCGGGGCTGTGA
- a CDS encoding thiolase family protein, with translation MKTRTESPVTNRRAAIVGVHNTRQGRRLDGETSRSLALKAIHGALADAGLTLDDVDGISAGPLSTTLIYDLRIGPAWQGLGFGVGMITEAATAIEHGMADVVVLVAAQAGEYRDHEATAPWTRPENEFVAPWGMFTTAEFALIARRHMHVYGTTREQLSVVAATIRNNGSQNPEAVYYQRGPFTPDDITASRPIAEPFHLLDCATTSEGGCALVVANLNKIDAEVGRASQPIYVLGSGADFHGPSYQHPPAWDLAGRRGDHVNGVVGARAADLAFAHAGLRRDEVDVLELYDPFSFEIIRQLEAFGFCGEGEGGPFVADGHIAIDGSHPVTTDGGTMSFSHAGSNPQMMQRAIRAVQQLRGDAGTLQVPDAHIALCSNGGAGALFTTLMILGDEPR, from the coding sequence ATGAAAACTAGAACGGAGTCGCCGGTGACGAATCGCAGGGCCGCTATCGTCGGGGTCCACAACACCCGGCAGGGCCGCCGCCTTGACGGCGAAACGTCGCGCAGCCTGGCGCTCAAGGCAATTCACGGCGCGCTTGCCGATGCCGGTCTGACCCTCGACGACGTGGACGGCATCAGCGCGGGCCCACTGTCCACAACCCTGATCTACGACCTGCGCATCGGCCCGGCGTGGCAGGGGCTGGGCTTCGGGGTCGGCATGATCACCGAGGCGGCCACCGCCATCGAGCACGGCATGGCAGACGTGGTGGTGCTCGTCGCGGCGCAGGCCGGCGAATACCGTGATCACGAGGCTACCGCCCCGTGGACCCGGCCCGAGAACGAATTCGTCGCGCCCTGGGGCATGTTCACCACCGCCGAGTTCGCGCTGATCGCCCGGCGTCACATGCACGTCTACGGCACGACGCGCGAACAACTTTCGGTGGTCGCCGCCACCATTCGGAACAACGGCTCACAGAACCCCGAAGCCGTTTACTATCAACGCGGACCGTTCACCCCCGACGACATCACCGCGTCACGACCGATCGCCGAGCCCTTTCACCTCCTTGACTGCGCGACCACCTCAGAAGGGGGCTGCGCGCTGGTGGTGGCCAACCTGAACAAGATCGACGCCGAAGTCGGGCGAGCTAGCCAGCCGATCTACGTATTGGGCAGCGGCGCGGACTTTCACGGCCCGTCGTATCAGCACCCGCCCGCGTGGGACCTGGCCGGCCGGCGCGGCGATCACGTCAACGGGGTGGTCGGTGCCCGCGCCGCCGATCTGGCGTTCGCTCACGCGGGACTGCGCCGTGACGAGGTGGACGTGCTGGAGCTCTACGATCCGTTCTCGTTCGAGATCATTCGGCAGCTGGAGGCATTCGGTTTCTGCGGCGAGGGCGAAGGCGGACCCTTTGTTGCCGACGGCCATATCGCCATCGACGGTAGTCACCCGGTCACCACGGACGGCGGAACGATGTCCTTCAGCCACGCGGGTTCGAATCCGCAAATGATGCAGCGCGCCATTCGCGCCGTCCAGCAATTGCGCGGCGACGCCGGCACGCTGCAGGTGCCCGACGCCCATATTGCGTTGTGCAGCAACGGGGGAGCGGGAGCCTTGTTCACCACCTTGATGATCCTGGGAGACGAACCGCGATGA
- a CDS encoding Zn-ribbon domain-containing OB-fold protein, with the protein MIRLRPQTGPVPHASSHLSAPFWQACQAGELRYQRCVACGLSNFPPTEHCRQCLSAELDWRTSDGFGEIYSWTVVHRPVTAEFEPPYAPAIVTLGEGYQMLTNIVGVAPETLAVGLPVQVQFHAVGDDLTLPYFTARS; encoded by the coding sequence ATGATCAGGTTGCGCCCGCAGACCGGCCCCGTGCCCCATGCCAGTAGTCACCTCAGCGCCCCGTTCTGGCAGGCTTGCCAAGCCGGGGAGCTGCGCTATCAACGTTGCGTGGCGTGCGGCCTGTCGAACTTTCCGCCGACAGAGCACTGCCGGCAGTGCCTATCGGCCGAATTGGATTGGCGCACCAGCGATGGCTTCGGCGAGATCTACAGCTGGACGGTGGTCCACCGGCCGGTAACGGCCGAATTCGAACCCCCTTATGCCCCAGCGATTGTCACGTTGGGCGAGGGTTATCAGATGCTGACCAACATCGTGGGCGTGGCGCCCGAGACCCTGGCGGTAGGCCTGCCCGTGCAGGTCCAATTCCATGCTGTGGGTGACGATCTCACCCTGCCGTACTTCACCGCACGGTCGTGA
- a CDS encoding PadR family transcriptional regulator, whose translation MSPIRASGDLPVTAYLVMGVLAANDEQLTAGEIKTRAELSVGHFYWSPSVSHVRRELNRLLARGMVREMGAQSGKRAITLYETTDAGRDALRRWVQHFPGHDQVVIKHPVILRTWLARGEDPEHIVDTLDRHLEATRARLDEALWSRQRSRELGIVDDPDQRFSFAVLDYSIRGLYAELSNIGQLRDEIAHGTTRDPIKRVRRAKGQMRRRVPTNGS comes from the coding sequence GTGAGCCCGATCCGCGCCAGCGGCGACCTGCCGGTAACCGCCTACCTCGTGATGGGCGTGCTGGCGGCGAATGACGAGCAACTCACCGCCGGTGAGATCAAGACGCGCGCCGAACTGTCGGTGGGGCACTTCTACTGGTCGCCATCGGTCAGTCATGTGCGGCGCGAACTGAACAGGCTGTTGGCGCGGGGCATGGTTCGCGAGATGGGTGCGCAATCCGGAAAGCGCGCCATCACCCTCTACGAGACGACGGATGCCGGGCGCGACGCCCTGCGCCGGTGGGTGCAACACTTCCCGGGTCATGACCAGGTCGTCATCAAGCACCCGGTCATCCTGCGGACGTGGCTGGCCCGGGGCGAGGATCCGGAACACATCGTCGACACCTTGGACCGGCATCTGGAAGCCACTCGGGCTCGGCTGGACGAAGCCCTGTGGTCACGGCAGCGGTCCCGCGAGCTCGGCATCGTCGACGATCCGGATCAGCGTTTCTCGTTCGCCGTCCTGGACTATTCGATCCGCGGCCTGTACGCGGAGCTGTCGAACATCGGCCAGCTGCGCGACGAGATCGCCCACGGCACCACCCGGGATCCGATCAAGCGAGTCCGACGCGCCAAGGGACAAATGCGTCGCCGCGTGCCCACAAATGGCTCCTAG
- a CDS encoding acyl-CoA dehydrogenase family protein, whose amino-acid sequence MSSPEEVSAQGDVSTEFVAALAARADEAERLRRLPPETIKDFKACGLATLLLPERFGGRQAPFPRLLDPVRRMAHGCASSAWTLGFYTLHNWMLSLFDIEAQAEVFASGPVLAPAPLAPTGRAVAVDGGVRLTGRWSWATGIMDADWVIVGAITEDGAGGVYPALVALPADQAEVVDVWHTAGMRGTGSHDVIVTDVFVPWRRVVSVVDIYGGTAPGAIAHGAATYRWPMVPALALTAAMPVLGAAEKVVELYRERVRDRVLAYSGVAQKDQPAAQIRLGDARVRLRALSALVDDTAAGIERIVAAGDRVPRAVRADARAAAAHIVHESRAVIADLLEASGASAQFLSNPLQRAKRDVDIAAGHVVFDYDLSRELSGALSIGAGISPLAMI is encoded by the coding sequence ATGTCTTCGCCCGAGGAGGTCTCGGCACAAGGAGACGTCAGCACCGAGTTCGTCGCCGCGTTGGCCGCCCGCGCCGATGAAGCCGAGCGGTTGAGAAGACTCCCGCCGGAAACGATCAAAGACTTCAAGGCCTGCGGGCTGGCGACGTTGCTGCTCCCGGAGAGATTCGGCGGCCGGCAAGCCCCGTTCCCCCGGCTGCTCGACCCGGTCCGCCGGATGGCGCACGGATGCGCATCCAGCGCGTGGACGCTCGGCTTCTACACCCTGCACAACTGGATGCTCTCGCTGTTCGACATCGAGGCCCAAGCGGAGGTGTTCGCTTCGGGACCGGTGCTGGCTCCGGCGCCGCTGGCGCCCACCGGGCGCGCCGTCGCGGTCGACGGGGGTGTCCGGTTGACCGGCCGGTGGTCGTGGGCGACCGGCATCATGGACGCCGACTGGGTGATCGTCGGCGCCATCACCGAAGATGGTGCGGGCGGCGTCTATCCCGCGCTGGTGGCGTTGCCGGCGGACCAGGCCGAGGTCGTCGACGTCTGGCACACAGCGGGCATGCGCGGCACCGGCTCCCATGACGTGATCGTCACCGACGTTTTCGTCCCGTGGCGCCGTGTCGTCAGCGTGGTCGACATCTACGGCGGGACCGCCCCGGGCGCCATCGCCCACGGCGCCGCCACGTACCGCTGGCCGATGGTTCCGGCGCTGGCACTGACGGCCGCGATGCCGGTGCTGGGTGCGGCGGAAAAGGTGGTCGAGCTGTACCGCGAACGCGTGCGAGACCGGGTGCTGGCCTACAGCGGCGTGGCGCAAAAAGACCAACCGGCTGCACAGATCCGGCTCGGCGACGCGCGGGTGCGGCTGCGCGCCCTGAGCGCCCTCGTCGACGACACCGCGGCCGGCATCGAGCGGATTGTCGCCGCCGGCGATCGGGTGCCCCGCGCGGTGCGCGCGGACGCGCGGGCCGCGGCCGCGCACATCGTGCACGAGTCGCGGGCCGTCATCGCCGATCTGCTGGAAGCGTCCGGGGCCAGCGCCCAGTTTCTGAGCAACCCGCTGCAGCGGGCCAAACGCGATGTCGATATCGCCGCGGGCCACGTCGTTTTTGATTACGACCTGAGCCGCGAGCTGTCTGGAGCGTTGTCGATCGGCGCCGGGATCTCCCCGCTTGCGATGATCTAA
- a CDS encoding TetR/AcrR family transcriptional regulator encodes MRPPHRSPGPLSVSDWLEAGYALIAEEGARALKIERLCQQVGATRGSFYWHFEDIASYREALVASWNSFLEKDRDSLAGLDGLPPRERLSKMMDLLVSPEHWMLERAMREWARTDATAAANVRAADRRVLRAVAKAFEDHGCSQDEARFRAEATFAAGIGLLHLAGSAAQTGSTAQRERFVDLMLANPG; translated from the coding sequence ATGCGACCGCCGCATAGATCACCGGGCCCGCTGTCGGTCAGTGATTGGTTGGAGGCCGGCTACGCACTGATCGCCGAGGAGGGTGCGCGGGCGCTGAAGATCGAGCGGTTGTGCCAACAGGTCGGTGCGACCCGCGGAAGCTTCTACTGGCATTTCGAGGACATCGCCAGCTACCGCGAAGCCCTTGTCGCATCGTGGAACTCGTTTTTGGAAAAAGACCGTGATTCGCTGGCCGGGCTCGACGGATTGCCTCCGCGCGAGCGGCTGTCGAAGATGATGGACCTGCTGGTCAGTCCCGAGCATTGGATGCTCGAGCGCGCGATGCGCGAATGGGCGCGAACCGACGCAACGGCGGCCGCCAACGTCCGCGCCGCGGACCGTCGCGTATTGCGCGCGGTGGCAAAGGCATTCGAGGACCACGGGTGCAGTCAGGACGAGGCACGATTTCGCGCCGAGGCGACGTTCGCCGCCGGCATCGGCTTGCTGCACCTGGCCGGGTCCGCCGCGCAAACCGGGTCGACGGCGCAACGGGAACGGTTCGTCGATCTGATGCTCGCCAACCCGGGCTGA
- a CDS encoding sulfotransferase family protein — translation MTPPDRFNPERLIAAACEEAGSDDFGADGWRDGLNRLADGLVNEARLNAIGVEVAYLDVMRALKNRLGVIAWRKQHPEIATEPITQPIVIIGQPRTGTTILYDLLAQDPELRAPLTWEVDEPLPVPQPETYHDDPRIAQVQATIEMSEQIIPGFLKFHPMGALVGQECVRITASEFTSMIFPVQYRLPSYSHWLLYDADYAGAYRYHRMFLQHLQSGVPGQWLLKSPAHLWQLDALLAEYPDALIVQAHRDPLNVISSIAALTHHLRRMASDESSIAECAAQSYEEIVVGLERGMASRDSGAIPPDRIVDVQFTDFMRDPFATIGDIYQKLGRELRPDTEQKMRDFLAAHPSDGGGARYTWSDTGLDAAEVRDRVRAYQDRYAVPTEQLR, via the coding sequence ATGACGCCGCCGGATCGGTTCAATCCGGAACGGCTCATCGCCGCCGCCTGCGAGGAGGCGGGCAGCGACGACTTCGGCGCAGATGGCTGGCGGGACGGGCTAAACCGGCTCGCCGATGGGCTGGTCAACGAGGCGCGGCTGAACGCCATCGGGGTCGAAGTCGCCTACCTCGACGTCATGCGCGCGCTCAAAAACCGGCTCGGCGTGATCGCGTGGCGCAAGCAGCACCCCGAGATCGCCACCGAGCCGATCACCCAGCCGATCGTCATCATCGGCCAACCGCGCACCGGAACCACCATCCTCTACGACCTGCTCGCCCAGGATCCCGAGCTGCGTGCACCGCTGACCTGGGAAGTCGACGAACCGCTGCCGGTCCCGCAGCCCGAGACCTACCACGACGACCCACGCATCGCGCAGGTGCAGGCCACCATCGAAATGTCCGAACAGATCATTCCCGGGTTTCTGAAGTTCCACCCAATGGGCGCTCTGGTCGGACAGGAGTGCGTCCGGATCACAGCCAGCGAATTCACGTCCATGATCTTCCCGGTGCAGTACCGCCTGCCGAGCTACTCGCACTGGCTGCTGTACGACGCCGACTATGCCGGCGCCTACCGCTACCACCGAATGTTCCTGCAGCACTTGCAATCCGGTGTCCCCGGCCAGTGGCTGCTGAAATCGCCCGCGCACCTGTGGCAGTTGGACGCGCTGTTGGCCGAATACCCCGACGCCCTGATCGTGCAGGCGCACCGCGACCCGCTCAACGTCATCTCCTCGATCGCCGCGCTCACGCACCACCTGCGGCGCATGGCCAGCGATGAATCGAGCATTGCCGAGTGCGCGGCGCAGTCCTACGAGGAGATCGTCGTCGGCCTCGAGCGCGGCATGGCGTCGCGCGACAGCGGCGCCATTCCCCCCGACCGCATCGTCGACGTGCAGTTCACCGATTTCATGAGGGACCCGTTCGCCACGATCGGCGATATCTATCAGAAGCTGGGCCGCGAGCTGCGACCCGACACCGAGCAGAAGATGCGCGACTTCCTGGCCGCCCATCCTTCAGATGGCGGCGGCGCGCGCTACACCTGGTCAGACACCGGGCTGGACGCCGCCGAGGTGCGCGACCGGGTGCGCGCCTACCAGGACCGCTATGCGGTACCGACCGAACAGCTGCGTTAA
- a CDS encoding DUF1214 domain-containing protein, whose product MTQASTAAWQFFQQMLADVTKIVTEDAESERELLEGLRVIARVSSLCSQMSVESDLARPVFFDMCSENRMIGGPNPDGNYFLAMIRGDRRYRIAGTRGGTAYLGFQVLAGTGLTPRRMSNYVSDADLRLSGDDFALVLSAQDPGDLSGAQWVQIPEDASAVVVREYIADRATEKLATLHIEALDPDPVAPLTDDDLAEQFTAMAWSLMKLVTLHRTIKPELLDRPNVLLTAEAADLGAADTTPDNLYMMGTFRLEPGEALVLDIEPPDTRYWNVTLENIWHECLEPRRRHSSVTNRGVRPDADGRVRIAISDQDVGFGHWLDTGGRHRGFVVLRWLDNPAPPDVKVSVRRQEETA is encoded by the coding sequence ATGACTCAAGCATCTACAGCCGCGTGGCAGTTCTTTCAGCAGATGCTCGCCGACGTCACCAAGATCGTGACCGAAGACGCCGAGTCGGAGCGCGAACTCCTCGAAGGGCTGCGCGTCATCGCCCGGGTGTCGTCGCTGTGCTCGCAGATGTCGGTCGAATCCGACCTCGCCCGGCCGGTGTTCTTCGACATGTGCTCCGAGAACCGGATGATCGGCGGCCCCAACCCGGACGGCAACTACTTCCTGGCCATGATCCGCGGCGATCGCCGCTACCGCATCGCCGGCACCCGCGGCGGCACCGCCTACCTCGGCTTTCAGGTCCTCGCCGGCACCGGGCTCACCCCGCGCCGGATGTCCAATTACGTCAGCGACGCCGACCTACGGCTCAGCGGTGACGACTTCGCCCTGGTGCTGTCGGCGCAGGACCCCGGCGACCTGAGCGGCGCGCAGTGGGTGCAGATCCCCGAGGACGCGTCGGCCGTCGTCGTCCGGGAATACATCGCTGACCGCGCCACCGAAAAGCTGGCCACGTTGCACATCGAGGCGCTCGACCCGGACCCGGTGGCGCCGCTGACCGACGACGACCTCGCCGAACAGTTCACCGCGATGGCGTGGTCACTGATGAAGCTGGTCACGCTGCACCGCACCATCAAGCCCGAGCTGCTCGACCGTCCCAATGTGTTGCTGACCGCCGAGGCCGCCGATCTGGGCGCGGCCGACACCACCCCGGACAACCTGTACATGATGGGCACCTTCCGCCTCGAACCCGGCGAGGCGCTGGTGCTCGACATCGAGCCGCCCGACACCCGGTACTGGAACGTCACGCTGGAGAACATCTGGCATGAGTGCCTGGAGCCGCGCCGGCGCCACAGCTCGGTCACCAACCGGGGGGTGCGCCCGGACGCCGACGGGCGGGTGCGCATCGCGATCTCCGATCAGGACGTCGGGTTCGGCCATTGGCTCGACACCGGCGGCCGGCATCGCGGATTCGTGGTGCTGCGCTGGCTGGACAACCCGGCTCCGCCCGACGTGAAGGTGTCGGTGCGCCGGCAGGAGGAAACGGCATGA
- a CDS encoding TetR family transcriptional regulator: MSHVLDSDSRDSLADRKRMGMRRRIAAVAAEVVAARGLAATKVEHIADAADISRATFFRYFNSKEDAVAEGMNVHWLNRITAALAAQADDLTAVEAVIGAFHDLADGFGEIEEQVRELATLTRSSETLDAWTLHIYVRYEEAIAGLIAPRIPRLIPQDPRPRLIGALAMATVRIALDDWLVHGGSLPGRIRHGLAAITIA, translated from the coding sequence ATGTCTCACGTCTTAGATAGTGATTCGCGAGATTCGCTCGCCGACCGGAAGCGGATGGGGATGCGACGGCGCATCGCGGCCGTCGCCGCCGAGGTGGTGGCCGCACGCGGTCTGGCGGCGACCAAGGTGGAGCACATCGCGGATGCGGCCGACATCAGCCGGGCGACCTTTTTCCGCTACTTCAACTCCAAGGAAGACGCCGTCGCCGAGGGCATGAACGTGCACTGGCTCAACCGGATCACTGCGGCGCTGGCGGCCCAAGCCGACGACCTGACCGCGGTCGAGGCCGTCATCGGAGCCTTTCACGACCTGGCGGACGGATTCGGCGAGATCGAGGAGCAAGTCCGCGAATTGGCCACGCTCACCCGGTCATCCGAGACGCTGGACGCGTGGACGCTGCACATCTACGTGCGCTACGAAGAGGCGATCGCCGGACTCATCGCGCCGCGCATACCCCGGCTGATTCCGCAAGATCCCCGACCCCGCCTGATCGGGGCGCTGGCGATGGCCACGGTGCGCATCGCGCTGGACGACTGGCTGGTCCACGGCGGGTCGCTGCCCGGCCGCATTCGCCACGGCCTGGCGGCGATCACGATCGCGTGA